From a single Diachasmimorpha longicaudata isolate KC_UGA_2023 chromosome 15, iyDiaLong2, whole genome shotgun sequence genomic region:
- the LOC135169810 gene encoding JNK-interacting protein 3 isoform X1 has protein sequence MNQETVYGTHEDSHVVMSEKVQSLAGSIYQEFERMIARYDEDVVKELMPLLVNVLECLDIAYTENQEHEVELELLREDNEQLVTQYEREKQLRKTADQKLLELEDVAEDERKELLSKIDSLESILRMLELKTKNSHDHGTNDNDTSSCPHRTHLYMVRLEEKEAELKREYSRLHDRYTELFKTHVDYMERTKMLVGSTERLENSTGGRGPARLPALGLAHMSRSSGPLSYGFQSLETSMTAEDIQEEMSNSGANLKSEMQDSSSEAVPETSDKSQLTDQPMQEHKTTAIARSFIDESPETEIPPLIVTPTTPTVEKFGSTPSGRSRTEREQRSGNTLYQELSFQDADALGEMDEGADITGSWVHPGEYASSVNDNFFGMGKEVENLIMENNELLATKNALNIVKDDLIVKVDELTSEQEILREEVRGMQQARDRLRQKVAALEEELKKTKEEAETAAKATKSDDEEDVPLAQRKRFTRVEMARVLMERNQYKERFMELQEAVRWTEMIRASKTDPASISGGKQSVWKFFSNLFTGPADRGTIPRGSHTLPHIRYSAPTNQVVPGPPLDAMRRRTLKNRHDFLDQGDTMCFRASEKRVARLANERKEHYRQVRAHVRKEDGRLQAYGWSLPGKPSVPARQPVPVPVYCRPLQETEPGMKIWCGAGVNLSGGKTRDGGLAIGGSVFYADEAQETINVKGEVEDAVEHLDQELQESEQRRLEAEKLEQQLSSLVWICTSTQKMSKVTVIDANNPADILEVFNVCQSHLLCIASVPGAKESDYLQSTEDYGMRIANGACDNDTNSKRANEGQIAEEAMGDGKNCQKICDPDDRSQATWDRSSYPYEQDSDDSEAAGDIYECINSLRQSLETIDSETANLPKVQFVKSQLEEVVAKKSDGEEDEESEEIVETNIEKMSSIQPTMWLGAQNGAVYVHSAVAKWSVCLHTVKLRDAALSIVHVQGRVLVALADGTVAIFRRGSDGQWDLSQHHIITLGSPQHSTRCMTAVSGKTVWCGYKNKIHVIDPILLTVECTVDAHPRRESQVRQLAWLGEGVWVSIRLDSTLRLYHAHTYQHLQDVDIEPYVSKMLGTGKLGFSFVRITALLISSNRLWIGTGNGVIISVPLSESAGGSLAVSRIQTVGCKTEAPGIGVRVFASDRGVTPGSFVPYCSMAHAQLSFHGHRDAVKMFVAVPGHGGQSAVSDGTQPAMLVLSGGEGYIDFRVGDVDDTEEGLKCSSTAVANPEEQGEQSHLIVWQVQSPLPMNMNG, from the exons ATGAACCAGGAAACAGTCTATGGTACTCACGAGGACAGCCATGTGGTCATGTCGGAGAAAGTACAGTCACTGGCGGGAAGTATTTATCAGGAGTTTGAGAGAATGATAGCTAGGTATGATGAGGATGTTGTCAAGGAGCTCATGCCCCTCCTAGTCAATGTTTTGGAGTGTCTTGACATTGCTTATACGGAGAACCAGGAGCACGAGGTGGAGCTCGAGCTCCTCAGAGAGGACAATGAACAACTGGTGACTCAgtatgagagagaaaaacaacTCAGGAAAACAGCTGATCAG AAACTCCTGGAGCTGGAGGATGTGGCGGAGGATGAGAGAAAGGAATTACTGTCCAAGATTGACAGTCTGGAGTCAATCCTACGAATGCTGGAATTGAAGACCAAGAATTCACACGATCATGGTACAAATGACAATGACACCAGTTCATGTCCCCACAGAACACATTTATACA TGGTTCGTCTGGAGGAGAAAGAGGCCGAGCTGAAGCGCGAGTACTCCCGCCTCCACGACAGATACACAGAATTATTCAAGACCCACGTTGACTACATGGAGAGGACGAAGATGTTGGTTGGTAGCACTGAGAGATTGGAGAACTCAACTGGTGGTCGTGGCCCTGCACGACTACCGGCACTCGGTCTTGCCCACATGTCCAGAAGTTCCGGACCCCTCAGCTACGGATTCCAGAGTTTAGAGACCAGTATGACTGCCGAGGATATTCAGGAGGAGATGTCCAATAGTGGGGCTAATCTCAAGTCAGAGATGCAGGACAGCAGCAGTGAAGCGGTGCCTGAAACCTCGGATAAGAGCCAGTTGACAGATCAGCCGATGCAGGAGCACAAGACAACAGCTATTGCCAGAT CATTTATAGATGAAAGTCCTGAGACTGAAATACCTCCTCTCATTGTCACTCCAACAACACCAACAGTTGAGAAATTTGGGTCGACCCCCAGTGGTCGCAGCAGAACGGAGAGGGAACAACGAAGTGGGAATACACTTTACCAGGAGCTCAGCTTCCAAGACGCCGATGCACTGGGAGAAATGGACGAGGGGGCGGACATCACCG GCAGTTGGGTTCATCCAGGAGAATATGCCTCATCGG TCAATGACAACTTCTTCG GAATGGGGAAGGAAGTGGAGAatttaattatggaaaataatgAACTACTGGCGACGAA AAATGCTCTAAATATCGTGAAGGACGACTTAATAGTGAAAGTCGACGAATTAACCAG CGAACAAGAAATTCTGCGCGAAGAAGTACGAGGAATGCAACAAGCGAGGGATCGGCTTCGTCAGAAGGTAGCAGCCCTGGAAGAGGAACTGAAGAAAACCAAAGAAGAAGCGGAGACAGCGGCGAAAGCCACGAAGAGTGACGACGAGGAGGATGTACCGCTCGCCCAGAGGAAGAGATTCACAAGAGTGGAAATGGCTAGGGTACTTATGGAGAGAAATCAGTACAAAGAGAGGTTTATGGAGCTCCAAGAGGCtgtgagatggactgaaatgATTCGGGCCAGTAAGACAGATCCCGCTAGTATCTCTGGGGGAAAACAATCCGTTTGGAAGTT ttttagTAATCTCTTCACCGGACCCGCAGACCGGGGGACCATTCCCCGGGGTTCCCACACGTTACCGCACATCCGTTACAGTGCCCCAACGAATCAAGTTGTTCCAGGACCACCGCTGGACGCAATGCGACGACGTACATTGAAAAACCGCCACGACTTTCTGGATCAGGGTGACACCAT GTGTTTCAGAGCTTCAGAGAAACGCGTAGCACGACTTGCCAACGAGAGGAAGGAGCACTATCGTCAGGTGAGGGCACACGTGCGTAAAGAGGATGGCAGACTGCAGGCTTACGGCTGGAGTTTACCTGGGAAGCCCAGTGTACCGGCTAGACAACCTGTTCCAGTCCCAGTTTACTGTCGCCCACTCCAGGAAACCGAGCCGGGAATGAAG ATTTGGTGTGGAGCTGGGGTAAatctaagcggaggaaaaacTCGTGACGGTGGTTTAGCAATTGGTGGAAGTGTATTCTACGCTGACGAGGCCCAAGAAACCATAAATGTCAAAGGTGAAGTTGAAGATGCAGTTGAGCATCTGGACCAGGAGCTGCAGGAGAGTGAGCAGCGTCGCCTCGAGGCGGAAAAACTTGAGCAGCAACTGAGCTCCCTAGTGTGGATTTGTACGTCAACTCAAAAAATGTCCAAAGTCACTGTGATAGACGCTAATAATCCAGCTGATATATTAGAAGTATTCAATGTTTGTCAGAGCCACTTGCTGTGTATAGCGAGTGTACCTGGTGCCAAGGAGAGTGATTATCTCCAGAGTACAGAGGACTATGGTATGCGAATAGCTAATGGTGCTTGTGATAACGATACCAATAGCAAACGTGCCAACGAGGGTCAGATCGCCGAGGAGGCGATGGGCGACGGTAAGAATTGCCAAAAAATTTGTGACCCCGATGATCGCAGCCAGGCGACCTGGGATCGGTCCAGCTACCCCTATGAGCAGGACAGTGACGACTCGGAGGCGGCGGGTGACATCTATGAATGCATAAATTCGCTACGACAAAGTTTAGAAACTATTGACAGTGAGACAGCTAATCTGCCGAAAGTTCAGTTTGTTAAGAGCCAGTTGGAGGAGGTAGTTGCTAAGAAGAGCGACGGGGAGGAGGATGAGGAGAGCGAGGAGATTGTCGAGACGAATATTGAGAAAATGTCGTCTATTCAACCCACTATGTGGCTTGGGGCCCAAAATGGGGCAGTTTATGTCCACTCGGCGGTCGCCAAGTGGTCCGTGTGCTTGCATACTGTCAAGCTGAGGGATGCAGCCCTGTCAATAGT ACACGTTCAAGGACGAGTCCTGGTGGCTCTGGCTGACGGGACAGTTGCGATATTCCGACGAGGGTCGGATGGCCAGTGGGACCTGTCACAGCACCACATAATCACTCTCGGCAGCCCCCAGCACTCGACTCGCTGTATGACCGCGGTGTCTGGGAAAACCGTTTGGTGCggatacaaaaataaaattcacgtTATCGATCCCATTTTATTGACTGTCGAG TGCACCGTGGATGCTCATCCGAGGAGAGAGTCTCAAGTGCGTCAGTTAGCCTGGCTTGGAGAGGGGGTCTGGGTCAGCATTCGGTTGGATTCTACATTGAGGCTGTATCATGCACACACTTATCAGCATCTTCAAGACGTCGACATCGAGCCGTACGTCAGCAAGATGCTGGGAACGGGAAAACTTGGCTTTTCGTTTGTAAGGATCACAGCACTGCTCATATCCTCCAACAGGCTGTGGATTGGGACTGGGAATGGAGTTATCATATCTGTGCCGTTGTCCGAGA GTGCTGGTGGTTCATTGGCAGTATCAAGAATACAAACAGTCGGTTGTAAAACAGAAGCACCAGGAATTGGTGTTCGTGTATTTGCATCAGATCGTGGTGTTACCCCAGGCAGCTTCGTGCCCTACTGCAGTATGGCCCATGCTCAATTAAGCTTCCATGGACACCGAGATGCCGTCAAAATGTTCGTCGCAGTTCCTG gaCATGGAGGACAAAGTGCGGTTTCTGATGGCACCCAGCCCGCGATGCTCGTGTTATCAGGGGGTGAGGGGTACATTGACTTCAGAGTTG GTGATGTCGACGATACCGAAGAGGGTCTGAAATGTTCTAGTACAGCAGTGGCTAATCCAGAGGAGCAAGGCGAACAGAGTCACTTGATAGTGTGGCAGGTCCAATCACCATTGCCAATGAACATGAATGGTTAA
- the LOC135169810 gene encoding JNK-interacting protein 3 isoform X7, whose protein sequence is MVRLEEKEAELKREYSRLHDRYTELFKTHVDYMERTKMLVGSTERLENSTGGRGPARLPALGLAHMSRSSGPLSYGFQSLETSMTAEDIQEEMSNSGANLKSEMQDSSSEAVPETSDKSQLTDQPMQEHKTTAIARSFIDESPETEIPPLIVTPTTPTVEKFGSTPSGRSRTEREQRSGNTLYQELSFQDADALGEMDEGADITGSWVHPGEYASSVNDNFFGMGKEVENLIMENNELLATKNALNIVKDDLIVKVDELTSEQEILREEVRGMQQARDRLRQKVAALEEELKKTKEEAETAAKATKSDDEEDVPLAQRKRFTRVEMARVLMERNQYKERFMELQEAVRWTEMIRASKTDPASISGGKQSVWKFFSNLFTGPADRGTIPRGSHTLPHIRYSAPTNQVVPGPPLDAMRRRTLKNRHDFLDQGDTMCFRASEKRVARLANERKEHYRQVRAHVRKEDGRLQAYGWSLPGKPSVPARQPVPVPVYCRPLQETEPGMKIWCGAGVNLSGGKTRDGGLAIGGSVFYADEAQETINVKGEVEDAVEHLDQELQESEQRRLEAEKLEQQLSSLVWICTSTQKMSKVTVIDANNPADILEVFNVCQSHLLCIASVPGAKESDYLQSTEDYGMRIANGACDNDTNSKRANEGQIAEEAMGDGKNCQKICDPDDRSQATWDRSSYPYEQDSDDSEAAGDIYECINSLRQSLETIDSETANLPKVQFVKSQLEEVVAKKSDGEEDEESEEIVETNIEKMSSIQPTMWLGAQNGAVYVHSAVAKWSVCLHTVKLRDAALSIVHVQGRVLVALADGTVAIFRRGSDGQWDLSQHHIITLGSPQHSTRCMTAVSGKTVWCGYKNKIHVIDPILLTVECTVDAHPRRESQVRQLAWLGEGVWVSIRLDSTLRLYHAHTYQHLQDVDIEPYVSKMLGTGKLGFSFVRITALLISSNRLWIGTGNGVIISVPLSESAGGSLAVSRIQTVGCKTEAPGIGVRVFASDRGVTPGSFVPYCSMAHAQLSFHGHRDAVKMFVAVPGHGGQSAVSDGTQPAMLVLSGGEGYIDFRVGDVDDTEEGLKCSSTAVANPEEQGEQSHLIVWQVQSPLPMNMNG, encoded by the exons A TGGTTCGTCTGGAGGAGAAAGAGGCCGAGCTGAAGCGCGAGTACTCCCGCCTCCACGACAGATACACAGAATTATTCAAGACCCACGTTGACTACATGGAGAGGACGAAGATGTTGGTTGGTAGCACTGAGAGATTGGAGAACTCAACTGGTGGTCGTGGCCCTGCACGACTACCGGCACTCGGTCTTGCCCACATGTCCAGAAGTTCCGGACCCCTCAGCTACGGATTCCAGAGTTTAGAGACCAGTATGACTGCCGAGGATATTCAGGAGGAGATGTCCAATAGTGGGGCTAATCTCAAGTCAGAGATGCAGGACAGCAGCAGTGAAGCGGTGCCTGAAACCTCGGATAAGAGCCAGTTGACAGATCAGCCGATGCAGGAGCACAAGACAACAGCTATTGCCAGAT CATTTATAGATGAAAGTCCTGAGACTGAAATACCTCCTCTCATTGTCACTCCAACAACACCAACAGTTGAGAAATTTGGGTCGACCCCCAGTGGTCGCAGCAGAACGGAGAGGGAACAACGAAGTGGGAATACACTTTACCAGGAGCTCAGCTTCCAAGACGCCGATGCACTGGGAGAAATGGACGAGGGGGCGGACATCACCG GCAGTTGGGTTCATCCAGGAGAATATGCCTCATCGG TCAATGACAACTTCTTCG GAATGGGGAAGGAAGTGGAGAatttaattatggaaaataatgAACTACTGGCGACGAA AAATGCTCTAAATATCGTGAAGGACGACTTAATAGTGAAAGTCGACGAATTAACCAG CGAACAAGAAATTCTGCGCGAAGAAGTACGAGGAATGCAACAAGCGAGGGATCGGCTTCGTCAGAAGGTAGCAGCCCTGGAAGAGGAACTGAAGAAAACCAAAGAAGAAGCGGAGACAGCGGCGAAAGCCACGAAGAGTGACGACGAGGAGGATGTACCGCTCGCCCAGAGGAAGAGATTCACAAGAGTGGAAATGGCTAGGGTACTTATGGAGAGAAATCAGTACAAAGAGAGGTTTATGGAGCTCCAAGAGGCtgtgagatggactgaaatgATTCGGGCCAGTAAGACAGATCCCGCTAGTATCTCTGGGGGAAAACAATCCGTTTGGAAGTT ttttagTAATCTCTTCACCGGACCCGCAGACCGGGGGACCATTCCCCGGGGTTCCCACACGTTACCGCACATCCGTTACAGTGCCCCAACGAATCAAGTTGTTCCAGGACCACCGCTGGACGCAATGCGACGACGTACATTGAAAAACCGCCACGACTTTCTGGATCAGGGTGACACCAT GTGTTTCAGAGCTTCAGAGAAACGCGTAGCACGACTTGCCAACGAGAGGAAGGAGCACTATCGTCAGGTGAGGGCACACGTGCGTAAAGAGGATGGCAGACTGCAGGCTTACGGCTGGAGTTTACCTGGGAAGCCCAGTGTACCGGCTAGACAACCTGTTCCAGTCCCAGTTTACTGTCGCCCACTCCAGGAAACCGAGCCGGGAATGAAG ATTTGGTGTGGAGCTGGGGTAAatctaagcggaggaaaaacTCGTGACGGTGGTTTAGCAATTGGTGGAAGTGTATTCTACGCTGACGAGGCCCAAGAAACCATAAATGTCAAAGGTGAAGTTGAAGATGCAGTTGAGCATCTGGACCAGGAGCTGCAGGAGAGTGAGCAGCGTCGCCTCGAGGCGGAAAAACTTGAGCAGCAACTGAGCTCCCTAGTGTGGATTTGTACGTCAACTCAAAAAATGTCCAAAGTCACTGTGATAGACGCTAATAATCCAGCTGATATATTAGAAGTATTCAATGTTTGTCAGAGCCACTTGCTGTGTATAGCGAGTGTACCTGGTGCCAAGGAGAGTGATTATCTCCAGAGTACAGAGGACTATGGTATGCGAATAGCTAATGGTGCTTGTGATAACGATACCAATAGCAAACGTGCCAACGAGGGTCAGATCGCCGAGGAGGCGATGGGCGACGGTAAGAATTGCCAAAAAATTTGTGACCCCGATGATCGCAGCCAGGCGACCTGGGATCGGTCCAGCTACCCCTATGAGCAGGACAGTGACGACTCGGAGGCGGCGGGTGACATCTATGAATGCATAAATTCGCTACGACAAAGTTTAGAAACTATTGACAGTGAGACAGCTAATCTGCCGAAAGTTCAGTTTGTTAAGAGCCAGTTGGAGGAGGTAGTTGCTAAGAAGAGCGACGGGGAGGAGGATGAGGAGAGCGAGGAGATTGTCGAGACGAATATTGAGAAAATGTCGTCTATTCAACCCACTATGTGGCTTGGGGCCCAAAATGGGGCAGTTTATGTCCACTCGGCGGTCGCCAAGTGGTCCGTGTGCTTGCATACTGTCAAGCTGAGGGATGCAGCCCTGTCAATAGT ACACGTTCAAGGACGAGTCCTGGTGGCTCTGGCTGACGGGACAGTTGCGATATTCCGACGAGGGTCGGATGGCCAGTGGGACCTGTCACAGCACCACATAATCACTCTCGGCAGCCCCCAGCACTCGACTCGCTGTATGACCGCGGTGTCTGGGAAAACCGTTTGGTGCggatacaaaaataaaattcacgtTATCGATCCCATTTTATTGACTGTCGAG TGCACCGTGGATGCTCATCCGAGGAGAGAGTCTCAAGTGCGTCAGTTAGCCTGGCTTGGAGAGGGGGTCTGGGTCAGCATTCGGTTGGATTCTACATTGAGGCTGTATCATGCACACACTTATCAGCATCTTCAAGACGTCGACATCGAGCCGTACGTCAGCAAGATGCTGGGAACGGGAAAACTTGGCTTTTCGTTTGTAAGGATCACAGCACTGCTCATATCCTCCAACAGGCTGTGGATTGGGACTGGGAATGGAGTTATCATATCTGTGCCGTTGTCCGAGA GTGCTGGTGGTTCATTGGCAGTATCAAGAATACAAACAGTCGGTTGTAAAACAGAAGCACCAGGAATTGGTGTTCGTGTATTTGCATCAGATCGTGGTGTTACCCCAGGCAGCTTCGTGCCCTACTGCAGTATGGCCCATGCTCAATTAAGCTTCCATGGACACCGAGATGCCGTCAAAATGTTCGTCGCAGTTCCTG gaCATGGAGGACAAAGTGCGGTTTCTGATGGCACCCAGCCCGCGATGCTCGTGTTATCAGGGGGTGAGGGGTACATTGACTTCAGAGTTG GTGATGTCGACGATACCGAAGAGGGTCTGAAATGTTCTAGTACAGCAGTGGCTAATCCAGAGGAGCAAGGCGAACAGAGTCACTTGATAGTGTGGCAGGTCCAATCACCATTGCCAATGAACATGAATGGTTAA
- the LOC135169810 gene encoding JNK-interacting protein 3 isoform X9: MNQETVYGTHEDSHVVMSEKVQSLAGSIYQEFERMIARYDEDVVKELMPLLVNVLECLDIAYTENQEHEVELELLREDNEQLVTQYEREKQLRKTADQKLLELEDVAEDERKELLSKIDSLESILRMLELKTKNSHDHVVRLEEKEAELKREYSRLHDRYTELFKTHVDYMERTKMLVGSTERLENSTGGRGPARLPALGLAHMSRSSGPLSYGFQSLETSMTAEDIQEEMSNSGANLKSEMQDSSSEAVPETSDKSQLTDQPMQEHKTTAIARSFIDESPETEIPPLIVTPTTPTVEKFGSTPSGRSRTEREQRSGNTLYQELSFQDADALGEMDEGADITGSWVHPGEYASSGMGKEVENLIMENNELLATKNALNIVKDDLIVKVDELTSEQEILREEVRGMQQARDRLRQKVAALEEELKKTKEEAETAAKATKSDDEEDVPLAQRKRFTRVEMARVLMERNQYKERFMELQEAVRWTEMIRASKTDPASISGGKQSVWKFFSNLFTGPADRGTIPRGSHTLPHIRYSAPTNQVVPGPPLDAMRRRTLKNRHDFLDQGDTMCFRASEKRVARLANERKEHYRQVRAHVRKEDGRLQAYGWSLPGKPSVPARQPVPVPVYCRPLQETEPGMKIWCGAGVNLSGGKTRDGGLAIGGSVFYADEAQETINVKGEVEDAVEHLDQELQESEQRRLEAEKLEQQLSSLVWICTSTQKMSKVTVIDANNPADILEVFNVCQSHLLCIASVPGAKESDYLQSTEDYGMRIANGACDNDTNSKRANEGQIAEEAMGDGKNCQKICDPDDRSQATWDRSSYPYEQDSDDSEAAGDIYECINSLRQSLETIDSETANLPKVQFVKSQLEEVVAKKSDGEEDEESEEIVETNIEKMSSIQPTMWLGAQNGAVYVHSAVAKWSVCLHTVKLRDAALSIVHVQGRVLVALADGTVAIFRRGSDGQWDLSQHHIITLGSPQHSTRCMTAVSGKTVWCGYKNKIHVIDPILLTVECTVDAHPRRESQVRQLAWLGEGVWVSIRLDSTLRLYHAHTYQHLQDVDIEPYVSKMLGTGKLGFSFVRITALLISSNRLWIGTGNGVIISVPLSESAGGSLAVSRIQTVGCKTEAPGIGVRVFASDRGVTPGSFVPYCSMAHAQLSFHGHRDAVKMFVAVPGHGGQSAVSDGTQPAMLVLSGGEGYIDFRVGDVDDTEEGLKCSSTAVANPEEQGEQSHLIVWQVQSPLPMNMNG; encoded by the exons ATGAACCAGGAAACAGTCTATGGTACTCACGAGGACAGCCATGTGGTCATGTCGGAGAAAGTACAGTCACTGGCGGGAAGTATTTATCAGGAGTTTGAGAGAATGATAGCTAGGTATGATGAGGATGTTGTCAAGGAGCTCATGCCCCTCCTAGTCAATGTTTTGGAGTGTCTTGACATTGCTTATACGGAGAACCAGGAGCACGAGGTGGAGCTCGAGCTCCTCAGAGAGGACAATGAACAACTGGTGACTCAgtatgagagagaaaaacaacTCAGGAAAACAGCTGATCAG AAACTCCTGGAGCTGGAGGATGTGGCGGAGGATGAGAGAAAGGAATTACTGTCCAAGATTGACAGTCTGGAGTCAATCCTACGAATGCTGGAATTGAAGACCAAGAATTCACACGATCATG TGGTTCGTCTGGAGGAGAAAGAGGCCGAGCTGAAGCGCGAGTACTCCCGCCTCCACGACAGATACACAGAATTATTCAAGACCCACGTTGACTACATGGAGAGGACGAAGATGTTGGTTGGTAGCACTGAGAGATTGGAGAACTCAACTGGTGGTCGTGGCCCTGCACGACTACCGGCACTCGGTCTTGCCCACATGTCCAGAAGTTCCGGACCCCTCAGCTACGGATTCCAGAGTTTAGAGACCAGTATGACTGCCGAGGATATTCAGGAGGAGATGTCCAATAGTGGGGCTAATCTCAAGTCAGAGATGCAGGACAGCAGCAGTGAAGCGGTGCCTGAAACCTCGGATAAGAGCCAGTTGACAGATCAGCCGATGCAGGAGCACAAGACAACAGCTATTGCCAGAT CATTTATAGATGAAAGTCCTGAGACTGAAATACCTCCTCTCATTGTCACTCCAACAACACCAACAGTTGAGAAATTTGGGTCGACCCCCAGTGGTCGCAGCAGAACGGAGAGGGAACAACGAAGTGGGAATACACTTTACCAGGAGCTCAGCTTCCAAGACGCCGATGCACTGGGAGAAATGGACGAGGGGGCGGACATCACCG GCAGTTGGGTTCATCCAGGAGAATATGCCTCATCGG GAATGGGGAAGGAAGTGGAGAatttaattatggaaaataatgAACTACTGGCGACGAA AAATGCTCTAAATATCGTGAAGGACGACTTAATAGTGAAAGTCGACGAATTAACCAG CGAACAAGAAATTCTGCGCGAAGAAGTACGAGGAATGCAACAAGCGAGGGATCGGCTTCGTCAGAAGGTAGCAGCCCTGGAAGAGGAACTGAAGAAAACCAAAGAAGAAGCGGAGACAGCGGCGAAAGCCACGAAGAGTGACGACGAGGAGGATGTACCGCTCGCCCAGAGGAAGAGATTCACAAGAGTGGAAATGGCTAGGGTACTTATGGAGAGAAATCAGTACAAAGAGAGGTTTATGGAGCTCCAAGAGGCtgtgagatggactgaaatgATTCGGGCCAGTAAGACAGATCCCGCTAGTATCTCTGGGGGAAAACAATCCGTTTGGAAGTT ttttagTAATCTCTTCACCGGACCCGCAGACCGGGGGACCATTCCCCGGGGTTCCCACACGTTACCGCACATCCGTTACAGTGCCCCAACGAATCAAGTTGTTCCAGGACCACCGCTGGACGCAATGCGACGACGTACATTGAAAAACCGCCACGACTTTCTGGATCAGGGTGACACCAT GTGTTTCAGAGCTTCAGAGAAACGCGTAGCACGACTTGCCAACGAGAGGAAGGAGCACTATCGTCAGGTGAGGGCACACGTGCGTAAAGAGGATGGCAGACTGCAGGCTTACGGCTGGAGTTTACCTGGGAAGCCCAGTGTACCGGCTAGACAACCTGTTCCAGTCCCAGTTTACTGTCGCCCACTCCAGGAAACCGAGCCGGGAATGAAG ATTTGGTGTGGAGCTGGGGTAAatctaagcggaggaaaaacTCGTGACGGTGGTTTAGCAATTGGTGGAAGTGTATTCTACGCTGACGAGGCCCAAGAAACCATAAATGTCAAAGGTGAAGTTGAAGATGCAGTTGAGCATCTGGACCAGGAGCTGCAGGAGAGTGAGCAGCGTCGCCTCGAGGCGGAAAAACTTGAGCAGCAACTGAGCTCCCTAGTGTGGATTTGTACGTCAACTCAAAAAATGTCCAAAGTCACTGTGATAGACGCTAATAATCCAGCTGATATATTAGAAGTATTCAATGTTTGTCAGAGCCACTTGCTGTGTATAGCGAGTGTACCTGGTGCCAAGGAGAGTGATTATCTCCAGAGTACAGAGGACTATGGTATGCGAATAGCTAATGGTGCTTGTGATAACGATACCAATAGCAAACGTGCCAACGAGGGTCAGATCGCCGAGGAGGCGATGGGCGACGGTAAGAATTGCCAAAAAATTTGTGACCCCGATGATCGCAGCCAGGCGACCTGGGATCGGTCCAGCTACCCCTATGAGCAGGACAGTGACGACTCGGAGGCGGCGGGTGACATCTATGAATGCATAAATTCGCTACGACAAAGTTTAGAAACTATTGACAGTGAGACAGCTAATCTGCCGAAAGTTCAGTTTGTTAAGAGCCAGTTGGAGGAGGTAGTTGCTAAGAAGAGCGACGGGGAGGAGGATGAGGAGAGCGAGGAGATTGTCGAGACGAATATTGAGAAAATGTCGTCTATTCAACCCACTATGTGGCTTGGGGCCCAAAATGGGGCAGTTTATGTCCACTCGGCGGTCGCCAAGTGGTCCGTGTGCTTGCATACTGTCAAGCTGAGGGATGCAGCCCTGTCAATAGT ACACGTTCAAGGACGAGTCCTGGTGGCTCTGGCTGACGGGACAGTTGCGATATTCCGACGAGGGTCGGATGGCCAGTGGGACCTGTCACAGCACCACATAATCACTCTCGGCAGCCCCCAGCACTCGACTCGCTGTATGACCGCGGTGTCTGGGAAAACCGTTTGGTGCggatacaaaaataaaattcacgtTATCGATCCCATTTTATTGACTGTCGAG TGCACCGTGGATGCTCATCCGAGGAGAGAGTCTCAAGTGCGTCAGTTAGCCTGGCTTGGAGAGGGGGTCTGGGTCAGCATTCGGTTGGATTCTACATTGAGGCTGTATCATGCACACACTTATCAGCATCTTCAAGACGTCGACATCGAGCCGTACGTCAGCAAGATGCTGGGAACGGGAAAACTTGGCTTTTCGTTTGTAAGGATCACAGCACTGCTCATATCCTCCAACAGGCTGTGGATTGGGACTGGGAATGGAGTTATCATATCTGTGCCGTTGTCCGAGA GTGCTGGTGGTTCATTGGCAGTATCAAGAATACAAACAGTCGGTTGTAAAACAGAAGCACCAGGAATTGGTGTTCGTGTATTTGCATCAGATCGTGGTGTTACCCCAGGCAGCTTCGTGCCCTACTGCAGTATGGCCCATGCTCAATTAAGCTTCCATGGACACCGAGATGCCGTCAAAATGTTCGTCGCAGTTCCTG gaCATGGAGGACAAAGTGCGGTTTCTGATGGCACCCAGCCCGCGATGCTCGTGTTATCAGGGGGTGAGGGGTACATTGACTTCAGAGTTG GTGATGTCGACGATACCGAAGAGGGTCTGAAATGTTCTAGTACAGCAGTGGCTAATCCAGAGGAGCAAGGCGAACAGAGTCACTTGATAGTGTGGCAGGTCCAATCACCATTGCCAATGAACATGAATGGTTAA